A genomic region of Palaemon carinicauda isolate YSFRI2023 chromosome 11, ASM3689809v2, whole genome shotgun sequence contains the following coding sequences:
- the LOC137649600 gene encoding pro-resilin-like, whose translation MSRTYDGRCDSEERLWEGGPFSCSHKRLLPLGRQVCLSLALVAAVFGAPSQPQYGYAPPPSHEEPAKYDFNYAVKDDYSGNDFGHQEARDGYDTQGSYYVLLPDGRLQKVSYNVNGDSGFVAEVTYEGEPQYNPAPSYA comes from the exons ATGTCAAGGACATATGATGGGCGTTGTGACAGTGAAGAGCGTCTTTGGGAGGGAGGACCTTTCTCCTGCAGCCACAAGAGGCTCCTCCCTCTTGGTC GTCAGGTTTGCTTGTCTTTGGCCCTCGTGGCTGCTGTGTTTGGGGCCCCCTCCCAGCCCCAGTATGGATACGCCCCTCCTCCATCTCACGAG GAACCAGCcaagtacgacttcaactacgccgtcaaggacgactactcgggcaacgacttcggccaccaggaagcccgtgatggctacgacactcagggatcctactatgtgctccttcccgacggtcgcctgcagaaggtgtcctacaacgtcaacggggactcgggtttcgtggctgaggtcacttacgagggagagcctCAGTACAATCCAGCGCCCTCTTATGCTTAG